A stretch of DNA from Paenibacillus sp. FSL W8-0186:
GCGGTCAAATAACAGTTCACTCCGGCTTTCGCCAGCTTCTCCGAGCGCCCCCATGCCGCCGACAAAATTCAAGAGATTTCCTTGCCCATCCCATAGCTCGAATATTAAGTTCTGATAAGCTTCTCTCGACCCATCCTCTGGTTCCAGATTTAAAGTCACCTTCGTTGTCAGGGGGGTAAATTGAATTTCGTCCAGTGTGACGGTAACATTTCTCCAGTTTCTCGTTTCTCTAGGGGAGAGACTCGTTGTCTTCGTCTGCTTGCGAACAGGCATCTCGAAAACAAATGGCTCCTTGGTACCCTCCAGCCAAAATTGAGCTGTCAGTGTAAATTGATCTGGTAGAAAATATGCCGATTCCCCCGGGCCGGAATGGGCAGTTAACCGGAAAATCGCTGAATGAGGATCTTCTGTCGGCAGCCCGCTCAAACCGATGCGTTGGTTTCCCTTATATTCGTGGGTAGGTTTGCCGTTGATGAACATTTTGAAATCTCTGATTTCGCCTCTTTGGTGGATCACTTTCGCATTCTCCCCTTCTCCGACGACCTCGGAATCCAGAATAGCGTTGGGAAAATGATCGCCTTCTCGCTGAACCGCCAGAGACAAGCGAAGTCCGTCAAAGATGACCTGGGGCACATGCAGAGTAACTCCCTCATGGGTCACACTGGCTTTTGTTTCCTCGACCAGTCCTTGCTCCTCCGCTGTTTGTAGTCCCAAATCGTCAACCAGTTTGAAGATATTGCTGATGAGCGGCAGGTTTTTCAATGAATTTGCCAACGCTGGCGACATCATTACACCACTTAGTCCCCCGATAAAGATAAGGAGGACGGCAGCGGCTGTAGCGGCCCAAAATTTGCTCATGATCCGGCTGCGGATGTTATGCCCGGTTTTGTTCTCTATCGGATGATGGGGCAAGGAAGCGTAAACTTGATCCTGACGTTGACGAATGATCTCCGGTACTTCGTTTAGTTCTCCTCTGCCGATTTCCCGAAGCTTTTTATCGAGATCATATATTTCCATAAGTCAGCTTCCCCTCCTGTTTCCGCTTTATTTCATCGGCTAATATCCCGCGAGCCCGGTGCAGACGCGTTCGGACGGCTCCTTCGGAAATGTCCAGCACACTCGAGATTTGTTTAATTGACAAGTCTTGAAAATAAAACAAATGGATGACGATGCGCAATGACTCGTCCAGATGATCCACGGCCTCATGCAGATCCAGCTTGCTGCTGTCCTCGTAGTAATGGAACGGAGGCTCCGCTTCCGGGAGTTCTGCCATAACCACCGTCTTACTGCGCAAACGAAGCAACTGATTGCATTCATTGATCAGAATCCGGATGACCCAGGTTTTAAAATATTTTGGCTGTTGTAATGTGGCTAAGCCTTTGTACGCTTTAAGCGTAGTTTCCTGAAATGCGTCCGCACAGTCTTCGTCACGTCTGACAATGGACTTGGCCAAGCTATATAACTGAGGCTCCAGCATCCGGAAGAGCCGGATGAACGCTTCCCGGTCACCTTGCTGCGCCCGCTTGACGTCCAGTACTATATCTTGCTGCAAGAATTTCAACTCCTTTTGAGGGCCCTCTATAGAATTAGATCGGGGAGTGGGCGAAAAGGTTACAGGCTATGACCGACTTATTTGGAATAGGATGGATTGCAGTGATGTTTGGATTTTCCATAAAAATACCCTGACCAGGATTTGTGCCCTGGTCAGGGTCATTTGTTTTTTCTAGGTTTACTATGATGGGAGCGTGTATCAATCACGGGGGGCTGTTCGCGATAAAAGATATGCATCCTGCCGTTTTGTCTCAGGCCAGCTTCTCATCCAGAAAAATGTTTTCCAGCGAGACCCTTTCCCGTTCGATGCTGTAAATTCTGATTTTACACTCCACCGCGGCTTGGACAATCTCCGGGATCACCTCTTCCTCGTCGAGCTCTATCTCGACATAAGGGGGTTTACACTGCACGGCACCAGCCATCTGCTGTAACCGATCCAGCCACAGGCTTTCTTGTGATTGATCGCTGGCTTGATATTTGATAGTTATGTTGATGCTGCGGGTATGTGCCTCGCGAAGCTGTTCCAAGGTTCCCATTTTTTCAATTTTTCCATGGTTCAGAATAGCCACCCGATCACAGATGCGTTCAATTTCTTCGAGATTATGGGACGTCATGAATATAGTAATGCCTTGAGATGCTAGCGTACTGATCAATTGACGAATTTGCAGTGCGGACTCGACGTCCAGCGTCGAGGTGGGCTCATCTAGAAAAATCAGCTCTGGGGAGCCGATCAAAGCTTGAGCGATGCCTAATTTTTTTCTCATTCCAAGCGAGAATTGCCCGACCTTTCGGCCTAAATCCTCTCCTAGACCTACCGATTCAAGCAGGTCAACAAGCGAGTCCTTTCGGGCTGAAACCCCTTTAACTCGAGCGAAAAATTTCATATGCTGAATGGCGGTCATTTCATTGTAGTAATTACTGTTATCTGGCAAGACACCGATGCGCTGTTTGATTTTATTCATATGCCTGTAGGGTGTATTTAAGATCTCGATTGTGCCAGAAGTCGGTGTTAAAATGCCGCTCAGCATGTTGATGGTAGTACTTTTGCCAGCTCCATTTCTTCCGAGAAGAGCGAATACTTCTCCAGTCTCTAGACTAAAGCTGATATCATCCACGGCTTTCTTCGTCTTATACTCTTTAGACAGTTGGTTTACGATTAATGCTTTCATGCTTATAAATCCTTTCTCTGAAATAAAACCACGGCGGCTGCTAAGTAGACAAGGACCTCGGCCACAGTTACGAGCAGCAGTGCTGGTTGTTCAAACATTGGGTAGTAGGGAAGCAGATAACGCAAAGCACGGATCGGCACAACGGAGGAGAACATGCTCCAGATTCCAAAAATCGGCAGGGCCAGACCGAGCAGCACGCTCAGGATCACGGAATAGGCGTGGTGTATCACTAAGGTAGATAGCATAACGCAAATGCTGGACAGGAAGGCAAGATATATCCATAGAAATAGCAATTCATGAATGACAAAGGTTCGCGTGATAAAGGATACCAATACGAAAGAAATGAGAGATACGATGACCCAAAATAACCATACCGCCAAGAACTTGCCTAGAATCACTGAAGGGCGGGAGGTTTTGGTAATCAAAAGACGGATCCGCTGCAGCTGAATGTCGCGATTCACAATATCATGCGATAGAGTAAGCACAAATAGAGCCCCAAAGATCACCAGTATAAAAGATAATCCAGCCAGAGCCGTAGCCGACGGATTCGAGGATTCGTCCATAAATAGGGGGCTATTTCTCAAGCTGCGGGCGGCTAAAATGGATATTCCGGTAATAAATAAAACGATTAAAATAGATTTAATTCCTCTAATTAGGCCGACGAATTCTTTAATTACTATTCCTTTCATAACAATTCTCCTTCTTTCATCCCCTATACATTCTTTGATTCTCGAGTGAGCCACCTGCCAATAAGCCCGACCATGGCTAATCCTCCGAAAATAAACATCAGAGTCTTGTGCTCATAGAAAAAAAGCGGGTAATCAAGTAGCCGACAACACCTGCTAAACTTAACAGCTCAAACAGTTTACGCATAAATATCTCTCCTGTCCCTTATTCACTATTCGTATCCTATTAAGTTAGCAAATATTATACTTAGTTACAAGAAAATACCTGTAAATTATAGGTTTCTCAGCTGTACTGCTGCCTTATTTGCAAAAATATGGATTGAAACAATAAAAAGCCCTGACCAGGTAGAGTGTTCTGGTCAGGGCTTAATGAGTTTTAAAGCTGGGTTTTCTGCGAAGTGACATCCGGATCGGCTAGAAAGGAAGTGATTGGCATCGAGGCCGCGCCCAGGGCGGTGCTGCGAATGCCCAGCTCGGCGAAGGCGACCTGCGTCTTCTTCATATGATAGGACAAACTGCGGCTCTCCAGGGTATGCAGCATAGGCTCCTGAAGCAGATCTCCAGCCATCGACAGACGGTTGCCGATGACAATCAATTCAGGATTCAGAATGTTGACGAGGTTTGCTAGGCCGACGCCCAGATGCTTCCCCGTCTCTTCCAGCAGGGAGAGCGCATCGGGATCGCCTGCCCGGGCAAGGTTTAGCAGGCGCTCCAGCCCTTCCTCATCGGAAGCGGCCGAGCTGTCCTTCCAGCGCTGGGCTGCACGATCGAGCAGCGCCTTCTCCGAAGCGAGCGTCTCCCAACAGCCGCGGTTGCCGCAGCGGCAAAGGGGGCCGTTCTCGCTCACCGTCATGTGGCCCACTTCGCCGGAGAAATTGGAAATGCCGCGGTACAGCTCGCCGCCGACAATCATGCCGGAGCCGATCCCGACACCGATGCTGATATAAATCAAATTGGCGGCATCGCGTCCGGCCCCGTACAGCTTCTCGCCGATTGCCCCTGCGTTGGCTTCATTGTCTATGTGAATATTCTCCCCGAATTCGGAGACGAGTAAATTCTGAACAGCGACATTGTTCCAGCCCAGGTTCGGGGCCGAGACGATCCGGCTCTTCTCGTCGACGAGTCCCGGTACACCGATCCCGATGCCGACGATGCCGTAAGGCGATTCGGGCGCTTTCTTGCTGAGCCAGTGGATCATTTTGCGGATTTGGTCAATCGCATGATCAGGCGACGAATCCTCCAGGGGAACCGTTCGTTCCCGAATGACGTTCCCTTCCAGGTCTACGAGCAGGGCAAACAGATCGTTGACGCGGATATCGATGCCGATGGCATATCCGGCGCCGCGGTTGAACAGCAGCAGCGTAGGCTTCCGCCCGCCGCTCGATTCGCCAGGGCCGATTTCGGTGACCAGCTGGCTCTCGATCAGCTCGGAGACAAGCGAAGATACAGTGGCTTTATTCAGGCCGAGCGTAGCGGCGATATCGGCACGGGACAAGGGCTGCCGCTGACGAATCGTATCCAGAACGAGCGTTTTGTTCATTTTCTTGATCAGTTGCTGATCGCCCGTAATTTTCATGATGATACCCTCGATTCTACATAAAAGATAACTACATCATACACATAACGGTGATGCTAAATCAATAACTTAGTTAGTTTACTAGACAAACTAAGTCGGCCGTGTTAGGATAAAGATATCAAGCAGCATGCCTCGTCTAAATTTGGGTCATGCTACTAATAATCATCATGATGTAAAGGCTTACTTTCCACAAGTAATTCCAAATCAGACTGGGAGGATTTCAAGTATGAGTTATTTCAAGAACATTAACAAAATCCAGTACGAAGGTTCAGGCTCCAACAATCCGCTGGCATTCAAACATTATAACGAGGACGAAGTCGTACTTGGCAAAACGATGAAAGAGCATCTTCGTTTTGCGGTGGCTTACTGGCATACCCTGACGATGGACGGAAGCGACCCGTTCGGTCAAGCAACCATGATTCGTCCATGGGAGACTCGCACAGGTCTTGATCTTGCGAAGGACCGCGTGGAAGTAAACTTCGAATTCCTAGAGAAGCTCGGTGCTCCTTACTTCGCGTTCCATGACCGCGACATTGCTCCTGAAGGCGCAAACCTGAAAGAGACGAACGAAAACTTGGACGTTATCGTTGCTAAGATCAAAGAAGGCATGAAAGCTACCGGCGTGAAATTGCTCTGGAACACAGCGAACATGTTCTCCAACCCTCGTTTTGTTCACGGTGCAGCAACGACTTCCAATGCTGATGTATTTGCTTATGCAGCTGCACAAGTGAAGAAAGGTCTGGAAACAGGTCTTGAGCTTGGTTCTGAAAACTATGTATTCTGGGGCGGCCGTGAAGGCTACGAGTCTCTGCTCAATACGGACATGGGTCTTGAGCTTGACAACCTGGCAAGATTCTTCCATATGGCTCTTGATTATGCGAAGGAAATCGGCTACACAGGCCAATTCCTGATCGAGCCTAAGCCGAAAGAGCCTTCCAAGCACCAATACGACTTCGATGCGGCTACAACCATCGCATTCCTGCAAAAATACGGCTTGGCAGACCACTTCAAGCTGAACCTGGAAGCGAACCACGCGACACTGGCTGGACATACGTTCGAGCATGAGCTGCGCGTTGCACGCCTCAACAACATGCTGGGTTCCATCGATGCCAACCAAGGCGACCTGCTGCTTGGCTGGGATACGGATGAATTCCCGACAGATCTGTATGCAGTTACACTGGCAATGTACGAAATTCTGGAGAACGGCGGCCTTGGCGCTGGCGGCGTGAACTTCGACGCGAAGGTAAGAAGAAGCTCCTTCGAGCCGGAAGACCTGTTCTACTCTCACATCGCAGGTATGGATACCTTCGCCAAAGGACTTAAAGTAGCAGCTAAACTGATCGAGGACAAATTCTTCGACAACTTGCTGGAAGAGCGTTATGCCAGCTTCAAGAGCGGCATCGGAGCCGACATCGTATCCGGTAAAGCCAACTTCAAGACGCTGGAAGCTTATGCACTGCAAAACAGCGAGATCCGCAACAAATCCAGCCACCTGGAATTGGTTAAAGCTCGATTGAACGAATATATTTTCGCTACGAAATAAGATCACTACGAAATAAGATCACTATGAAATAAGAGCAATTATAAAGGGGACGCTGGACGTCCCCTTTTGAATATGAGAAGTAAGCTGGGAGCGGCAATTTTTATTTGGTGAAGGGAGAGTCACGGATGAAATACGTAATCGGAATCGATCTGGGCACTAGCTCGGTAAAGACGCTGCTGGTAGGCCAAGACGGAGAGATCAAAGGAGAAGCAACGGCAGCTTATCCGCTTATTCACGAGCGCCCCGGGTACAGTGAGCAAGACCCTGAAGAATGGGTAAAAGGCACGATCACCTGCCTCAAAGAACTGATGAAGAGCAGCGGCATCGCTGCCGAGGACATCGAAGGCGTCTCGTTCTCCGGCCAAATGCACGGCCTTGTGCTGCTGGACGATAAGAATGAAGTGCTGCGCCATGCCATTCTGTGGAATGATACCCGCACGACGAAGCAATGCCGGGAAATTGAAGCCAAGCTTGGCGACAAGCTGCTGGACATTACCAGAAACGCTGCATTGGAAGGCTTTACGCTGCCGAAAGTCCTGTGGGTGCAGGAGAACGAGCCGGAGCTGTTCGCCAAAGCGGCGCGTTTTGTGCTGCCGAAGGACTATTTGCGCTACCGCATGACGGGGAACGTACACATGGAACTGTCCGATGCGGCAGGTACGCTGATGCTGAACGTGCCGGAAGCGAAATGGAGCGAGGAAATTCTGGAGGCATTCGGGCTGTCCAGCGATTTTGCGCCTCCGCTGGTCGGAAGCACCGAAGAGACCGGAACTTTGCTGCCGGAATTCGCTGAACTGACAGGGCTTTCCACGAGCACCAAGGTATTTGGCGGCGGAGCGGACAATGCTTGCGGCGCTGTTGGAGCCGGGATCGTCCGTCAGGGCGATGCGCTGTGCAGCATCGGTACGTCCGGTGTTATTTTGTCGTATGAGGAAGATAAAAATAAAGATTTCGGTGGTAAGGTGCATTTCTTCAACCACTCTCATCCGGGAGCGTTCTATGCGATGGGCGTTACGCTGGCGGCAGGCTACAGCATGAGCTGGTTCAAGGATTCGCTCGCGCCGGAACTGAGCTTCGACGAGCTTTTGAAGCCGGTAGCCGATATCGCTCCTGGAGCGGAAGGGCTGCTGTTCACGCCTTATCTGGTCGGCGAGCGTACGCCGCATGCGGACAGCGTCATCCGCGGCAGCTTCATTGGACTGTCTGGCACGCATCGCCGCGAGCATCTCGCCCGCGCTGTGATGGAGGGCATCACCTTCTCACTGGCAGAATCGCTGGAGCTGTTCCGTCAAGCGGGAATTAACGTGGAGCGCATTATCTCGATCGGCGGCGGCGCCAAGAATCCGGTATGGCTGCAAATGCAGGCGGATATTTTCGGCACGCCGGTCGTTGCATTGAACAACGAGCAGGGCCCGGCCATGGGCGCAGCGATGATGGCAGCGGTTGGCAGCGGCTGGTTTGACAGCCTGAAGGACTGCGCGGATAAATTCATCGGTTACCGTGCCACATACGAGCCAAATGCGGCGAATGTCGAGAAATATGCACGGTTGTTCAAGCTCTACCAGCAAGTATACTCGGCAACCCGTTCCTTGAACGAGGGCTTGCAGGAGTTCAGAGAGCAGTAATCGCAGCAAGAACAGCTTAAGCAGCAATGGTGGACAAAAGCGCAAGAGCGCAAAAAGCCAGAACAATAGTGAAAGAGAGCACCTGGAAGGTGCTCCCTTTGGCGTAAAATGAACAAATCTGCTTCAGCCATTCGTAAATAAAGACAGTAGAATAAACCTAGAGGAAATTGCCTTTTGCAGGGGTGATTTCCTTTTTTTTATTTCATTTGGGCGGCGTTCCTTATAAGAAATTTGCACGCAGCCATGTTATAATAAGCGATATTCTGAGGAGGTTACCATGATTATCGGCAATGTATACCGAAAGTATTTCAAGAACAATCTGTTTTTGAAAATGATTCTGTTCTTTTCGATTATCATGATTGTGACAATTATAACGTTCTCGTACTTGATGTTCTTATCCTTGTCGGAGGCTGCGGTACAGCGTCAGATGAACATCCAGAAACGGGCGGTTGAAAGCGTTAGCAGCTATGTCAGCGGGAAATACGAATCGGTGCAAAATATGATGCGCGATGTGTACCGGGACAGCGAGCTGGCGAGCAACACCTCTTTTCTTATGGAGCATCCCTATGAAGAGTATGTCCGGTTCAGATTGGATAAGTTCTACAGCGATATCGGAGCAACAACTGATGCGGTTCAGTTCTTCCGCAATAAGATGGAGGATGATCCCGACATTCGCAGCTTGATGCTGTACAGTGCGGATCAGCAGCAATTATATGTCTACAATCAGCATAAGCAGTTCAAAATCATCCCGACAAACGCGGCCCGCTCCTTCGTGCCGGATGCGATGTACCTGGAAGAAGAGGCCCAGGTATCGATCCCGAACATTTGGGTACGGAAAATTGTGAATTTGCCAGAGCAGTCGATGTACTCGCTTCGCGTCCCGGTGAACAACAAGCAATCACTGCGCAATGTCGGGCAGCTGCTCGTTTATTTTGATGCGGAGAAGATTTGGGGGAGCCTGGCGAATTATCGCGATGATTTTAAAGGGACGATCGTTGTGCTGTCCGCGGACGGCGACGTCTTGTTCGACACTTCAAATACGTTGTACGGCCGCAAGTATCCGTATGCAGAACAGATCAGCTCCATTTATGACACTGGGGTAATCGGTGAAGATATGACCATCACGAAACTGACCCAGAGCCAGGGAGGATATACCGTGCTCAGCGCGGTGCCAAAGGAAGAGCTTGCCGCCACCTACCGGGGCGTGCGCAATTCGATCATTACGATCGCCTTGATTTGCATACTGGTCGCCATTATCGTTCCGTCCTTGTTTATCGGCAATTTTGCTAGACGGATCTATAACATCATTCGTTTGATGAGAAAAGTGAAGAAGGGCGACCTGAAAGCGCGTATCGATGATCCCCGTGAGGATGAGCTTGGACAAATTTCCAAGAGCTTCAATGATATGCTCGATGAACTGAACTTGTATATTGATCGCGGGCTCAAGGCGGAAATCAAGCAGAAGCACGCGGAGCTCGCCGCGCTGGAGGCGAGGGTGAATCCCCACTTCCTGTACAATACGCTTGAAGTCATTCGCATGCGGTCCATATCCCACGGAGCCCATGATGTCGCGGAGATGATCTACAGCCTGTCGGTGCTGTTCAAGAGCTTTGTTCAGCAGAAAAGCAACTATACGCTGAAGGACGAGCTGGAGGCTTGCCGCTTGTATCTGGAGCTGTTTCGCATCCGGTACAAGGATAAGTTTTCCTACAGCATCCGATGCGATAGGCCGTTTGAGAGCATTCCCATTTTTAAAATGTCGCTGCAGCCGATCATTGAAAATTACATTCTGCATGGCATGAGGGCGGACAGGAATGACAATCATATTGAAATATCCGTACAGCCAAGCGGCGAGGATTGTATCGTCCAGGTCAGGGACAATGGCAAGGGTATTGCGCGGGAGCGGCTGGAGCAAATCATGACTGGACTGTATCATCCGGACAAGAACGCGGAATCGTTCGGGCTGCGCAGCATCCATGAGAGACTGGGGCTGCTCTTTGGCGACCGTTACGGCCTTGAAATCGAAAGTGAAGAAGGACAGGGCACCACACTTACCATTCGTTTTCCCCGGAAGGGAGAGGGGGTAATCAACCATGTTTAAAGTGTTTATCGTAGACGATGAGCCGTTCATTATCGAGGGGCTTTACGATATTGTCGATTGGGCTAAGCTCGGCATGGAAATTGTGGGCCATGCGGAGAATGGCGCGATTGCGCTTGAAGCGATGAAGGTAACGCCAGCCGATATTCTAATTACGGATATTTCGATGCCCGTGATGAGTGGATTGGATTTAATCCGCCATGTCCGGGCTGTTCATCCCGAGTTGAAAGTCATCGTCCTTAGCGGATATAACGAGTTTGATTACTTGAAAGAAGGCATGGCGCTTGGGATTGAGAACTATCTGTTGAAGCCGATCAATTTGGAAGAATTCAAGGGAACCTTGAGAACGGTTGCCCAGAAGTTGAATGTGAACCGGTCGGAGCTCGCCTTGAACGAGCAGAGCATGCGGATATTGAGGGACAATGTGATGTATCGCTGGCTGCAGGATCAGATTAGTCCAAAGGAGTTCCAGGAGCGTGCCGATCTGCTGGGCATTGAGCTCGATCAGCGGTATGTGCAGGTATCCATACTGCGAGCCGGGCATTCTATGGCAGAGGTGTTCGATTCTGTAATGAATCAGCTGAGTTCGTCGGAGAATGTTGTGCCCTTCCGGGATATGGACGGCGACATTGTGCTTGTGTTCAACGCGGATGATGTGTCGTCGTGCAAGGAGGATGCGGAACGAATCAGCGATAATCTGCGCCTGCTCCTGTCCCCCCATAACAAAATTTGTGCATCACTTGGCAGTGTGGAGAAGGTGGAGGATGCCTCGCAAAGCTACAGTCATGCCAAACGGGCACAGGAATATTTCATGGTCAGATCAGCCGACCGGATTTTACGTTATGAGGATTTGGCTAGCCGGCAGCAGGAGACGCGCCTCGGAGATTGGCCGATCGACTGGAATGAATACAAGAAGGAAGTTATGGCGAAGGATACGAAGGCGTTGTTTCTTCGCATCGAGAAGGACTTCGCTTATCTGCAGCAATTGGAGGGTATGACGCCGGATCTGCTGCAGGAGATCGCGATGGAATGGCTGATTCGCTTCAAGATGCTGCTGCAGGAAATCACCCATACCGATGATCCGGAGCCGTACAAGGGTGGGCTTAGCCAAATTCGGAGGGCGACAACCTCGGCCGAACTGATGGAGATGATCAAGGAAGCGGCGGCTATGACGGTGGATCTGCTTGAACGCGACGTGAAGAGTCCGGTCGTCCAGCAGGTGCTAAATTATATTCATGATGCGTACAATCAGGATTTGTCGCTGAAGGTGCTTGGCTCGATGTACAATATCCATCCGGTGTACCTGGGACAATTATTTCATAAAGAAGTTAATGAGACGTTCACCGAGTATATTAACCGATACCGGATCGAGAAAGCGAAGGAACTGCTGCGGATGACGAACATGAAGGTGCAGGAAATCGCACGGAAGGTCGGGTATTGGGAGACCGGTTATTTTTATAAACAATTCAAAAAATACGTCGGTATATCGCCGACTGAATTCAAAGGGCTTAGCTAGCGGAACATGCCGCTGGAAAGCCCTTTCTTTATTTTATACATGGATTTATTTAATTTCGCTTCTATTTGAAAATGCTTTCATAAATTACAGTAAAGATAGTCCTACTAAGGAAATCAAGGCGAAAAGCCAGCCGCGAATGGCAGTCTGGCCGCTTCCTCCACCAGCAATCGCATCATGAATAATTTGGAAGTCCGGAGGAACGATAGCGTTGTTATGCTGCAGATCATTCGGAGGCTACACCAAAGGGAGGTTCATAGGTAATGGCTAAACAAAGAAAAAGATTGTCTCTGCTTCTCGTATCCTTGATGGCGCTTACACTTGTGCTGAGCGCATGCGGAGGCGGCAAGGCGAGCAACAATGGAGCGGCTTCTGGCGCTGGAGGCAGCTCCGACAAGCCGGTTGAATTGATTTGGTACACGATCGGCACACCGCAGAAAGATGTTGACAAAGTGATGGAGGAAGTCAACAAATATACCAAGGAAAAAATCAATGCAACGATCAAAATGAAAATGATCGACTTCGGCGACTATACGCAAAAAATGCAGGTCATGGCCGCATCCGGTGAGCCTATGGACATTCTGTTCACCAGCTCCTGGGCGTTCGATTACGTGCAGAATGCCCGCAAAGGGGCATTTATGGAAATCGACGAGCTGCTGGAGACGCATGGCCAAGGCATCAAGGAAGTACTGGATCCTGCGTTCCTGGAAGGCTCCAAGGTTGACGGACATAACTATGCTGTTCCGGCCAACAAGGAATTACCAGCACAGGAGGTTTACCGCTTCAATCAAGACTTGCTTGATAAATACAATTTAGGCATTTCAAACGTACGTTCTCTGGAGAGCCTTGAGCCTCTGCTGAAGGTCATCAAGGAGAATGAGCCCGGCATCACGCCGTATGCCATCATGAGTGACCATGTGCCGCTTATGCCGTTCGACTACGTGATTGAAAAAATGCCGATGGCTGTATACATGGACACCAAGGACTATAAAGTCGTGAACATCCTGGAAACTGAGGAAGCCAAGGAAACATTGAAGACGATGCGCAAGTTCTATCAAGCCGGCTACATTTCTCCAGAGGCAGCGACCACGACTTCGGTAGATGATTTGTATAAATCCGGAAAATGGTTCTCGGATCGCGCTGCTACACAGCCGCTGGCCAATAACCTCTGGTCTGCAAGCTATGGTTATCCGGTAACCTCAACGCCAGCTGGCGATGCTTATGTATATAACTGGTCCGTTATGGGTTCGATGCAGGCGATTTCCGCAAACTCGAAATACCCTGAGAAAGCTATGGAATTTCTGAATCTGCTTAACACAGACCCAGTGCTTCGCAATATGATCGATTCTGGAATCGAAGGCGTCCATTATGAGAAAGTCGGCGACAATGTCATGAAAAACCTGGAGGAATCTAAGAACTATGACATGCCAACCTTCTCCCTGGGGAACATTCTGATCACTTACTTGAACGAGAACGATCCTTCCGACAAATGGGAGCAATTCAAAGAGTTCAACGAATCGGGTAAAAACGCGCCGCTGCTGGGCTTCAACTTTGATGCAACGAATGTAGCGAGTGAAATCGCTGCCGTGCAGAACGTGAAGGACGAATTCTGGGCATCCCTTATGACGGGTACAGTAGATCCGGAAGAGTACCTGCCAAAAGCAAATGAGAAATTTAAAGCCGCGGGTCTGGATAAGATTATCGCGGAAGCTCAAAAACAGATTGACGAGTGGA
This window harbors:
- a CDS encoding DUF4179 domain-containing protein, giving the protein MEIYDLDKKLREIGRGELNEVPEIIRQRQDQVYASLPHHPIENKTGHNIRSRIMSKFWAATAAAVLLIFIGGLSGVMMSPALANSLKNLPLISNIFKLVDDLGLQTAEEQGLVEETKASVTHEGVTLHVPQVIFDGLRLSLAVQREGDHFPNAILDSEVVGEGENAKVIHQRGEIRDFKMFINGKPTHEYKGNQRIGLSGLPTEDPHSAIFRLTAHSGPGESAYFLPDQFTLTAQFWLEGTKEPFVFEMPVRKQTKTTSLSPRETRNWRNVTVTLDEIQFTPLTTKVTLNLEPEDGSREAYQNLIFELWDGQGNLLNFVGGMGALGEAGESRSELLFDRFKEAPSTVTLKAFVPEMVDPSAKTGLFKLDQNGELVKHYVKELEMSVQVNQNEIEKLYNLSK
- a CDS encoding sigma-70 family RNA polymerase sigma factor — translated: MQQDIVLDVKRAQQGDREAFIRLFRMLEPQLYSLAKSIVRRDEDCADAFQETTLKAYKGLATLQQPKYFKTWVIRILINECNQLLRLRSKTVVMAELPEAEPPFHYYEDSSKLDLHEAVDHLDESLRIVIHLFYFQDLSIKQISSVLDISEGAVRTRLHRARGILADEIKRKQEGKLTYGNI
- a CDS encoding ABC transporter ATP-binding protein yields the protein MKALIVNQLSKEYKTKKAVDDISFSLETGEVFALLGRNGAGKSTTINMLSGILTPTSGTIEILNTPYRHMNKIKQRIGVLPDNSNYYNEMTAIQHMKFFARVKGVSARKDSLVDLLESVGLGEDLGRKVGQFSLGMRKKLGIAQALIGSPELIFLDEPTSTLDVESALQIRQLISTLASQGITIFMTSHNLEEIERICDRVAILNHGKIEKMGTLEQLREAHTRSINITIKYQASDQSQESLWLDRLQQMAGAVQCKPPYVEIELDEEEVIPEIVQAAVECKIRIYSIERERVSLENIFLDEKLA
- a CDS encoding ROK family transcriptional regulator, which produces MKITGDQQLIKKMNKTLVLDTIRQRQPLSRADIAATLGLNKATVSSLVSELIESQLVTEIGPGESSGGRKPTLLLFNRGAGYAIGIDIRVNDLFALLVDLEGNVIRERTVPLEDSSPDHAIDQIRKMIHWLSKKAPESPYGIVGIGIGVPGLVDEKSRIVSAPNLGWNNVAVQNLLVSEFGENIHIDNEANAGAIGEKLYGAGRDAANLIYISIGVGIGSGMIVGGELYRGISNFSGEVGHMTVSENGPLCRCGNRGCWETLASEKALLDRAAQRWKDSSAASDEEGLERLLNLARAGDPDALSLLEETGKHLGVGLANLVNILNPELIVIGNRLSMAGDLLQEPMLHTLESRSLSYHMKKTQVAFAELGIRSTALGAASMPITSFLADPDVTSQKTQL
- the xylA gene encoding xylose isomerase, which gives rise to MSYFKNINKIQYEGSGSNNPLAFKHYNEDEVVLGKTMKEHLRFAVAYWHTLTMDGSDPFGQATMIRPWETRTGLDLAKDRVEVNFEFLEKLGAPYFAFHDRDIAPEGANLKETNENLDVIVAKIKEGMKATGVKLLWNTANMFSNPRFVHGAATTSNADVFAYAAAQVKKGLETGLELGSENYVFWGGREGYESLLNTDMGLELDNLARFFHMALDYAKEIGYTGQFLIEPKPKEPSKHQYDFDAATTIAFLQKYGLADHFKLNLEANHATLAGHTFEHELRVARLNNMLGSIDANQGDLLLGWDTDEFPTDLYAVTLAMYEILENGGLGAGGVNFDAKVRRSSFEPEDLFYSHIAGMDTFAKGLKVAAKLIEDKFFDNLLEERYASFKSGIGADIVSGKANFKTLEAYALQNSEIRNKSSHLELVKARLNEYIFATK
- the xylB gene encoding xylulokinase yields the protein MKYVIGIDLGTSSVKTLLVGQDGEIKGEATAAYPLIHERPGYSEQDPEEWVKGTITCLKELMKSSGIAAEDIEGVSFSGQMHGLVLLDDKNEVLRHAILWNDTRTTKQCREIEAKLGDKLLDITRNAALEGFTLPKVLWVQENEPELFAKAARFVLPKDYLRYRMTGNVHMELSDAAGTLMLNVPEAKWSEEILEAFGLSSDFAPPLVGSTEETGTLLPEFAELTGLSTSTKVFGGGADNACGAVGAGIVRQGDALCSIGTSGVILSYEEDKNKDFGGKVHFFNHSHPGAFYAMGVTLAAGYSMSWFKDSLAPELSFDELLKPVADIAPGAEGLLFTPYLVGERTPHADSVIRGSFIGLSGTHRREHLARAVMEGITFSLAESLELFRQAGINVERIISIGGGAKNPVWLQMQADIFGTPVVALNNEQGPAMGAAMMAAVGSGWFDSLKDCADKFIGYRATYEPNAANVEKYARLFKLYQQVYSATRSLNEGLQEFREQ